From Maylandia zebra isolate NMK-2024a linkage group LG11, Mzebra_GT3a, whole genome shotgun sequence, one genomic window encodes:
- the si:dkey-79d12.4 gene encoding uncharacterized protein si:dkey-79d12.4, producing the protein MSCTNRLLLPVFVDGTVMSADSSSDEDVHLVSKCWECGQNIHNLKKLISHYKSHNTKATCHICKVSFRRLTSLSTHLDNAHLPPVCNKCHQSFSNVWELNKHAEKHCTDSEFIQEDSSLICKRQSSDSSPNEKTMQQNADTVQHDSLPALRSEQRADIKPEMPKNSVAYILGADDEDLSTESDSDMAEDSTSSASEDEVMTHSKPNKLPPDHSETNGRSNSSFPNDSGHFSDCPDSQTTCAPFPAANSVMCTVCGRGPFKSIKLHLLHCSGVRVKYQCFLCKKAFLTESAVKKHHLALYACDICGQVFSHKNLYYSHQCPKGRKSPLVLFCSESMPKACNICKFLFTSEKYLVEHVTKVHTSVVSTKACTVTTPSLLAKDNRGAQSTKIQLQSTKFVSKAINGTHSDGQTSGTNGALAQPNQPPSSNLHSPFPVLSRPRDTYQEGALFNPPSQPMPTILAMFENDSHRLALMKRMNSSWRSKAPYPCRQCGAVLRQPSLIISHRYLHRGHRSHKCPCGRAFKHRLHLLRHCIQHAEAISYICVSCGDTFTGAKLLAQHLKGGSPKKPPSGCTWKRKVKRTCRMPFTCDCGELFPRPSAYIWHQLKNRTSNKPKKPTV; encoded by the exons atgaGTTGCACGAACCGTCTGCTGTTACCGGTATTTGTGGACGGG ACTGTTATGTCAGCAGACTCGAGCAGCGACGAAGATGTGCACCTGGTATCAAAATGTTGGGAATGTGGGCAGAACATCCACAACTTAAAGAAATTGATTTCACATTATAAAAGCCACAATACCAAAGCCACATGCCACATCTGCAAGGTTAGTTTCCGTCGCCTGACGTCACTCTCTACACACTTGGATAATGCGCATCTGCCACCTGTCTGCAACAAATGCCATCAGTCTTTCAGCAATGTCTGGGAGCTGAACAAGCATGCAGAGAAACACTGTACAGACTCTGAGTTTATCCAAGAAGATTCCTCTTTGATTTGTAAGAGGCAGAGCAGTGACAGCTCTCCTAATGAGAAGACAATGCAGCAAAATGCAGATACTGTTCAACATGACTCACTGCCAGCACTGAGGTCTGAACAGAGAGCTGATATAAAGCCTGAGATGCCTAAAAACAGTGTGGCGTACATACTGGGTGCAGATGATGAAGATCTTAGCACTGAAAGTGATTCCGACATGGCAGAAGATTCAACAAGCTCTGCTTCTGAAGATGAAGTCATGACACACTCTAAACCTAATAAACTGCCTCCAGATCACTCTGAAACAAATGGTCGCTCCAACTCCAGTTTTCCCAATGATTCTGGTCATTTTTCAGACTGTCCAGATTCCCAAACGACATGTGCACCCTTTCCTGCTGCCAATAGTGTAATGTGCACTGTGTGCGGCAGAGGTCCGTTTAAGTCAATTAAGCTCCACTTGCTGCACTGCAGTGGCGTAAGAGTAAAATATCAATGCTTTCTGTGCAAGAAGGCCTTTCTAACTGAGAGTGCTGTTAAGAAACACCACTTGGCTCTGTATGCCTGTGACATCTGTGGCCAAGTTTTCAGTCACAAAAACTTGTACTATAGCCACCAGTGTCCCAAAGGGAGAAAATCGCCTTTGGTGCTTTTCTGCTCTGAGTCAATGCCGAAAGCATGCAACATATGCAAATTCCTTTTTACCTCTGAGAAATATTTAGTAGAGCACGTAACCAAAGTTCACACGTCAGTGGTCAGCACCAAGGCATGCACTGTTACTACTCCATCACTGTTGGCAAAGGATAACCGAGGAGCCCAGAGCACAAAAATCCAGCTGCAGTCAACCAAGTTCGTGAGCAAGGCCATTAATGGAACACACAGTGATGGCCAAACGTCAGGGACAAATGGTGCCCTAGCTCAGCCAAACCAACCGCCTTCAAGTAACCTTCATTCCCCTTTTCCTGTGCTTTCAAGACCCCGGGACACATACCAAGAGGGTGCGCTCTTTAACCCCCCCTCACAACCAATGCCAACCATCCTAGCCATGTTTGAGAATGACAGCCATCGCTTGGCTTTGATGAAACGCATGAACAGCAGCTGGCGCTCCAAGGCGCCTTACCCTTGCAGGCAGTGCGGCGCTGTCCTGCGGCAGCCCTCGCTCATCATCAGCCACCGGTACCTCCACCGAGGCCACCGGTCGCACAAGTGCCCATGCGGACGAGCTTTTAAACACAGGCTGCACCTCCTGAGACACTGTATTCAGCACGCGGAGGCCATAAGCTACATCTGTGTTAGCTGTGGGGACACTTTCACAGGAGCTAAACTCCTGGCGCAGCACCTGAAGGGCGGGTCTCCAAAAAAACCTCCCTCTGGCTGCACGTGGAAAAGAAAAGTCAAGAGAACATGCAGAATGCCCTTCACATGTGACTGCGGAGAACTGTTTCCCAGGCCTTCAGCATACATATGGCACCAGCTTAAAAACAGGACAAGTAACAAACCGAAGAAGCCTACGGTGTGA
- the si:dkey-79d12.5 gene encoding protein BTG3, with product MKQEIKAGVDFLKRMAVTRGNLDGAKAELFAENLQRLLCEKYKDHWYPDCPSKGQAFRCIRINRSIPCDEVVLQACKETNIMPTSLGFPSEMTLWIDPLEVSARSKENNSPFKVASFDKEEEEENEECVKDDLDVSSLDSLSQETSDYHSATSSDCGSASSSDTEEEAKDGDVQGEKEKEGQVAEKGKMEDESCKITMVPRIRKPHEDGSNRVKYPRNMVPPNLQVIYHPTPVWPQFKKHAPVFISTVPPPPAQQVVGYYVVPRTFPQFIIPQAPLQPWRAGKE from the exons ATGAAGCAAGAGATCAAGGCCGGGGTGGACTTCCTCAAACGAATGGCTGTGACACGTGGTAACTTAGATGGTGCCAAAGCAGAGTTGTTTGCAGAAAATCTTCAAAGACTTCTATGTGAAAAATACAAGGATCACTGGTACCCCGACTGTCCCAGCAAAGGCCAAGCATTTAG ATGCATTCGCATAAACAGAAGCATACCCTGTGATGAAGTGGTGTTGCAAGCCTGCAAAGAGACTAACATCATGCCCACCAGCCTGGGCTTTCCATCTGAGATGACTCTGTGGATTGATCCACTGGAGGTGTCTGCAAG ATCCAAAGAGAACAACAGTCCCTTTAAAGTTGCTTCTTTCgacaaagaggaggaagaggagaatgaAGAGTGTGTGAAGGATGACCTGGATGTGTCCTCGCTGGACTCACTAAGCCAGGAGACTTCAGATTACCACTCTGCCACATCTTCGGATTGTGGTTCAGCTTCATCGAGCGACACGGAGGAGGAGGCGAAAGATGGGGATGTgcagggagaaaaagaaaaagaagggcaGGTTGCTGAGAAGGGAAAGATGGAGGATGAAAGCTGCAAAATAACCATGGTGCCCAGGATTCGAAAGCCACACGAAGATGGATCAAACAGGGTCAAATACCCAAGAAATATG GTGCCTCCTAACCTTCAGGTCATCTACCATCCTACACCAGTGTGGCCTCAGTTCAAGAAGCATGCTCCAGTTTTCATCAGCACTGTGCCACCACCTCCAGCCCAGCAGGTCGTTGGATACTACGTTGTGCCACGGACCTTTCCGCAGTTCATCATCCCTCAGGCTCCCCTGCAGCCATGGCGAGCAGGGAAGGAGTAG
- the kcnn4 gene encoding intermediate conductance calcium-activated potassium channel protein 4 isoform X1, with translation MEMTNRSLHGDSKVDCVSCDGLISRNRGDSADVSVPLTLPGKRTTHMEGDDLYRLRDRKLLLEDKKRLCAWTLGTALFGILLMIIHAEICPYVYTPGSNIALIINCSISLSTGCLLILIIAFHYKDIQLFIIDHNQVDWRIAMTSHRIIVITLELLVCVIHPVGSYWGVGLHVNSSSTVPTPSPLCVSSHHGETLMDMELLLSVLMFLRLYLVHRAILLHSKVLLSASYRSIGSLNNINFTFRFVLKVLMNKHPARMLLVFILFFWLTVSWMLTLCERQTKESTGHMDTALWLIAITFLTVGYGDVAPKTNCGKAVCLFTGVMLKSGKQGVACTAMLVAIVTEKLALNKGEKHVHFFMMDIQISKRIRHAAANVLRECWLLHRANVTKGNRGEHRKHQRCLLEAIRVFRHLRLKQRKLRDYVSEMVDLPKMQMIMCDLSANWNNSYRELEQRILSMEQKLDELSRCFQQTSDLLSQVVRHRNPEIR, from the exons ATGGAGATGACAAACCGCAGCCTGCACGGCGACTCCAAAGTCGACTGCGTGAGCTGCGATGGCCTGATCAGCCGAAACCGTGGGGACTCCGCAGACGTGTCGGTGCCACTGACACTCCCCGGGAAACGGACAACTCACATGGAGGGAGACGACCTTTACAGACTCCGAGACAGAAAATTATTACTGGAGGATAAAAAGCGTCTGTGCGCGTGGACTCTGGGCACCGCTCTCTTTGGGATACTGCTCATGATAATCCACGCAGAAATATGTCCCTATGTTTACACTCCG GGCTCAAACATTGCATTGATCATCAACTGCTCCATCAGCCTGTCAACTGGGTGTCTTCTGATCCTCATTATAGCTTTCCATTATAAGGACATCCAG CTGTTCATCATTGACCACAACCAGGTGGACTGGCGTATCGCCATGACCAGCCACAGGATTATTGTCATCACCCTGGAGCTGTTAGTTTGTGTTATCCATCCTGTTGGATCATACTGGGGGGTGGGCCTCCATGTGAACTCCTCTTCCACCGTTCCCACTCCATCTCCACTGTGTGTTTCCAGCCACCACGGCGAGACCCTGATGGACATGGAGCTGCTGTTATCAGTGCTGATGTTCCTCCGCTTGTACTTGGTGCACAGAGCCATCTTGCTGCACAGCAAAGTGCTGCTGAGTGCCTCCTACAGGAGCATAGGCTCACTCAACAATATCAACTTCACCTTTCGCTTTGTTCTCAAGGTACTGATGaacaaacacccagcacgcaTGCTGCTAGTCTTCATCCTGTTCTTCTGGCTCACTGTGTCCTGGATGCTTACACTGTGTGAGAG GCAGACCAAAGAATCAACAGGCCATATGGATACAGCGCTGTGGCTCATAGCCATCACCTTCCTCACAGTTGGCTATGGGGATGTGGCACCCAAAACCAACTGTGGCAAGGCAGTGTGTCTCTTCACTGGAGTCATG ctgaaaagtggaaaacag GGTGTTGCCTGCACCGCCATGCTGGTTGCAATCGTTACAGAGAAGCTGGCGCTGAACAAAGGAGAGAAACATGTGCACTTCTTCATGATGGATATCCAGATTTCTAAAAGG ATCCGCCATGCTGCTGCTAATGTGCTAAGAGAATGCTGGCTTCTTCATCGTGCAAACGTGACAAAGGGCAACCGCGGTGAGCACAGAAAACACCAGAGATGCCTTCTGGAAGCCATCAGAGT ATTTCGGCATTTACGccttaaacaaagaaaactaagaGATTACGTCAGTGAGATGGTGGATCTCCCAAAG ATGCAGATGATTATGTGCGACCTCAGTGCCAACTGGAATAACTCCTATCGGGAGCTGGAGCAGCGAATCCTCTCCATGGAGCAGAAGCTGGACGAGCTGAGTCGCTGCTTCCAACAAACGTCTGATCTGCTGTCTCAGGTTGTACGTCACCGCAACCCAGAGATCAG gtGA
- the kcnn4 gene encoding intermediate conductance calcium-activated potassium channel protein 4 isoform X2 has protein sequence MEMTNRSLHGDSKVDCVSCDGLISRNRGDSADVSVPLTLPGKRTTHMEGDDLYRLRDRKLLLEDKKRLCAWTLGTALFGILLMIIHAEICPYVYTPGSNIALIINCSISLSTGCLLILIIAFHYKDIQLFIIDHNQVDWRIAMTSHRIIVITLELLVCVIHPVGSYWGVGLHVNSSSTVPTPSPLCVSSHHGETLMDMELLLSVLMFLRLYLVHRAILLHSKVLLSASYRSIGSLNNINFTFRFVLKVLMNKHPARMLLVFILFFWLTVSWMLTLCERQTKESTGHMDTALWLIAITFLTVGYGDVAPKTNCGKAVCLFTGVMGVACTAMLVAIVTEKLALNKGEKHVHFFMMDIQISKRIRHAAANVLRECWLLHRANVTKGNRGEHRKHQRCLLEAIRVFRHLRLKQRKLRDYVSEMVDLPKMQMIMCDLSANWNNSYRELEQRILSMEQKLDELSRCFQQTSDLLSQVVRHRNPEIR, from the exons ATGGAGATGACAAACCGCAGCCTGCACGGCGACTCCAAAGTCGACTGCGTGAGCTGCGATGGCCTGATCAGCCGAAACCGTGGGGACTCCGCAGACGTGTCGGTGCCACTGACACTCCCCGGGAAACGGACAACTCACATGGAGGGAGACGACCTTTACAGACTCCGAGACAGAAAATTATTACTGGAGGATAAAAAGCGTCTGTGCGCGTGGACTCTGGGCACCGCTCTCTTTGGGATACTGCTCATGATAATCCACGCAGAAATATGTCCCTATGTTTACACTCCG GGCTCAAACATTGCATTGATCATCAACTGCTCCATCAGCCTGTCAACTGGGTGTCTTCTGATCCTCATTATAGCTTTCCATTATAAGGACATCCAG CTGTTCATCATTGACCACAACCAGGTGGACTGGCGTATCGCCATGACCAGCCACAGGATTATTGTCATCACCCTGGAGCTGTTAGTTTGTGTTATCCATCCTGTTGGATCATACTGGGGGGTGGGCCTCCATGTGAACTCCTCTTCCACCGTTCCCACTCCATCTCCACTGTGTGTTTCCAGCCACCACGGCGAGACCCTGATGGACATGGAGCTGCTGTTATCAGTGCTGATGTTCCTCCGCTTGTACTTGGTGCACAGAGCCATCTTGCTGCACAGCAAAGTGCTGCTGAGTGCCTCCTACAGGAGCATAGGCTCACTCAACAATATCAACTTCACCTTTCGCTTTGTTCTCAAGGTACTGATGaacaaacacccagcacgcaTGCTGCTAGTCTTCATCCTGTTCTTCTGGCTCACTGTGTCCTGGATGCTTACACTGTGTGAGAG GCAGACCAAAGAATCAACAGGCCATATGGATACAGCGCTGTGGCTCATAGCCATCACCTTCCTCACAGTTGGCTATGGGGATGTGGCACCCAAAACCAACTGTGGCAAGGCAGTGTGTCTCTTCACTGGAGTCATG GGTGTTGCCTGCACCGCCATGCTGGTTGCAATCGTTACAGAGAAGCTGGCGCTGAACAAAGGAGAGAAACATGTGCACTTCTTCATGATGGATATCCAGATTTCTAAAAGG ATCCGCCATGCTGCTGCTAATGTGCTAAGAGAATGCTGGCTTCTTCATCGTGCAAACGTGACAAAGGGCAACCGCGGTGAGCACAGAAAACACCAGAGATGCCTTCTGGAAGCCATCAGAGT ATTTCGGCATTTACGccttaaacaaagaaaactaagaGATTACGTCAGTGAGATGGTGGATCTCCCAAAG ATGCAGATGATTATGTGCGACCTCAGTGCCAACTGGAATAACTCCTATCGGGAGCTGGAGCAGCGAATCCTCTCCATGGAGCAGAAGCTGGACGAGCTGAGTCGCTGCTTCCAACAAACGTCTGATCTGCTGTCTCAGGTTGTACGTCACCGCAACCCAGAGATCAG gtGA